The sequence below is a genomic window from Proteus vulgaris.
ATTATTGGCTCGATTGGTGTTGTAGCTCAAATCCCTAATATTCACCGTTTACTCAAGAAAAATGATATTGATGTTGAGTTACATACTGCTGGCGAATATAAACGCACATTGACCTTATTAGGCGAAAATACCGAAGAAGGACGTGAGAAATTTAAGCAAGATTTAAATGAAACACATTTGTTATTTAAATCATTTGTGCATAAATATCGCCCTCAACTTGATATTGATAGTGTTGCAACTGGTGAGTATTGGTACGGCTCAGAAGCACTAAACAGAGGCTTAATTGATGAAGTTGGTGTGAGTGATGATTGGTTAATCAATCATATTAATGACTTTGAAGTCCTCTCAGTCCAATATGTTACCAAGAAGAAAATGGTTGAACGTGTTACAGGCGGTGCAATGGAAAGCATTGATAAACTAATGATGCGTTGGGTACAGAGAAGTAAAAAACCGCTGCTATAAGCCAATAAGTACGCCATAAATGATATCAGCAATAGGATTATTGCTGATATCATCTTTCCTTACCTATCACTATTCCCAACTCTTCCCAATAAATATTCTAATCTTTTATTTTAAAAGCTTTTATTTTGATAAAACAAAAAAAAGCCAGTGAAAAATTCACTGGCAATCAAAGAAATAATTGATATTGCTTATAACAACAACAGGGTAAATATTTCCTCTTTCTAGGAGGCTTCAATATAGCCGTAAATAGAAAATAAAAATAATTGATATTACTGATTGTATTGATAGGTAAGTGTAATTGTGAGTTGAGATGTGATAGAAAATACGCATTACGTTTAGGTTGAATTTTTATTCTTTATTTTTGTTTAATTATGCCAGTTATTGGCATCTGAGTGAATGCAATAACTGGCAAGTAAAGTCTCTTTTTTGTTATCGATTAAAGAGTAAATGAATTTACTTTAGTGATTAAACAAAAATAATCACGAAGATGATTTATTCTAAATGGTATTTGTCAGATAACACATGAGCTAAATGCTTAAACATATTGAATGCCGCTGTGCTTTTTGCAGTAGGTAAACCTTGTTCATCTAAAAAAAATTCGCCTTTAAATACGAGGACATTACCTTTCTGTTCAACCGAATCAGCACGCATACCGTGTATATAATCTTCATGTTCACATATGATTTTATTCGCTTTTTCAAGTAGCATCTCTGTTGTAATCGGCGTAGTTTGTGTTGACATAATATGTGCTCCTTAGAAAAATAATTTGTTGCGCCTCACTTTTTATCAGGTAGAGTGTGGCATTTTTAAAAGCTTAGCTACTCTATATGTAGCAAACAATGATTTGCCTGTACCCGATCAAAGCGATGAGGTGATTAAAATACCTCAAAAAAAGTCACGAGTTTTGAGCTCGAACAAAAGCTTTGAATAAAAACAGGTTGATATATTGCAAAACTAACGCAATATAAAAAAGAGATTTTAAACATTTTTTTAGTTGAGGGTATTAAACGATACCGTCATAACAAAGTTTAATTAGGTAAAGGTAATTATGGGTAAAGCTCTTGTTATCGTGGAGTCCCCGGCTAAAGCCAAAACGATCAATAAATATCTTGGCAATGACTACGTAGTTAAATCTAGCGTGGGTCACATTCGTGATTTGCCAAAGAGTGGTTCTGGCAGCCAGAAGAGCGAAAACTCATCCGCCACGAAAGGCGTGAAAAAAGTTAAAAAGGATGAGAAATCAGCCTTAGTCAGCCGTATGGGAGTTGATCCCTATAATGGATGGAATGCGAATTATCAAATTCTACCCGGCAAAGAAAAAGTCGTGGCTGAACTAAAAGCATTGGCTGAGAAAGCTGATCATGTCTATCTCGCAACGGACCTTGACCGCGAAGGAGAAGCTATCGCGTGGCATTTACGCGAAGTTATCGGCGGTGATGATGAACGGTTTAGTCGAGTGGTTTTTAACGAAATCACTAAAAATGCCATTACACAAGCTTTCCAAACTCCGGGTGAGTTAAATATAGATCGCGTTAACGCGCAACAAGCACGTCGCTTTATGGATCGTGTTGTGGGCTATATGGTTTCGCCTTTACTTTGGAAAAAAGTTGCTCGCGGATTATCTGCGGGTCGAGTGCAATCAGTTGCTGTGCGTCTTTTAGTTGAACGTGAGCGTGAAATTAAAGCCTTTGTTCCTGAAGAATATTGGCAATTACATGCATCGCTGTTAACGCCTGATGAACAGCCATTGCGTATGGAAGTCACGCATTATAATGACAAAGCCTTCAACCCTGTTTCATCTGATGAGACTCAGGTTGCGGTTAAAGCATTACAGAATGCGACCTTCACGGTAAAAGATCGTGAAGATAGACCAACATCCAGCAAGCCAAGCGCACCGCTTATCACATCAACCTTACAGCAAGCGGCAAGTACGCGTTTAAGCTTTGGTGTGAAAAAGACAATGATGCTAGCTCAACGCCTTTATGAAGCAGGTTATATAACCTATATGCGTACTGACTCGACTAACTTAAGTCAGGATGCAATTCAAATGGCGCGTGATTATATCAATGAGAATTTTGGTGCTAAGTATTTGCCGAAAGAGCCAAACGTTTATTCGAGCAAAGAAAACTCTCAAGAAGCGCACGAAGCTATCCGTCCTTCTGACATCAACGTTATCGCAGAATCTTTAAAAGATATGGATAACGATGCCAAACGTTTATATCAACTGATTTGGAATCAATTTGTTGCTTGTCAAATGACACCAGCAAAATACGATTCGACGACATTAACAGTCGAATCAGGTGATTATAAACTACGTGCTAAAGGTCGTACTTTACGTT
It includes:
- a CDS encoding YciN family protein codes for the protein MSTQTTPITTEMLLEKANKIICEHEDYIHGMRADSVEQKGNVLVFKGEFFLDEQGLPTAKSTAAFNMFKHLAHVLSDKYHLE